In Candidatus Methylomirabilota bacterium, the following are encoded in one genomic region:
- a CDS encoding glutamine--tRNA ligase gives CRVEPALAGAPPGARFQFERQGYFCVDSRDSAPGRLVFNRTVGLRDKWAKIEKGG, from the coding sequence GGTGCCGCGTCGAGCCCGCACTGGCCGGCGCCCCACCGGGCGCGCGCTTCCAGTTCGAGCGCCAGGGCTACTTCTGCGTGGACTCGCGCGACTCCGCCCCTGGGCGCCTGGTGTTCAACCGCACCGTGGGATTGCGCGACAAGTGGGCGAAGATCGAGAAGGGCGGGTAG
- a CDS encoding ABC transporter substrate-binding protein — MSAFLAGQKSFSDVRVRRAIALAVNRQSVIEAVQEGMGVLNPPLRAFLKDWALPVDQLGEGARYYQHDPAEAKRLLAEAGYPQGFPASLRFTGYGSTALADILQLVLKDLKEIGIAAKLDQKEYGAYIASCFYGKFDGMSAVTQ, encoded by the coding sequence ATCTCCGCCTTCCTCGCCGGACAGAAATCCTTCAGCGACGTCCGCGTGCGCCGGGCCATCGCGCTCGCCGTGAACCGCCAGAGCGTGATCGAGGCCGTGCAGGAGGGCATGGGCGTCCTGAACCCGCCGCTGCGCGCGTTCCTGAAGGACTGGGCGCTGCCCGTGGACCAGCTCGGCGAGGGCGCCCGGTACTATCAGCACGACCCGGCGGAGGCCAAGCGCCTCCTGGCCGAGGCCGGCTACCCGCAGGGCTTCCCCGCGAGCCTCCGCTTCACCGGCTACGGGTCCACGGCGCTCGCGGACATCCTGCAGCTCGTGCTGAAGGACCTGAAGGAGATCGGCATCGCCGCGAAGCTGGACCAGAAGGAGTACGGCGCCTACATCGCGAGCTGCTTCTATGGCAAGTTCGACGGGATGTCAGCGGTCACCCAATAA